A section of the Paenibacillus odorifer genome encodes:
- a CDS encoding sensor histidine kinase, which produces MAERAKFRLFPQKQGFFPFVWAVYLVLPILNLRGETGMKLILGGIMIAVFALSYRQLYWVRGGVFNVWLIIQMLIIVVLSVFYTPYNLYMGFFTANFIAYYTENKGFKIAFTSFVIMILSVLVLVGRGMEWGSVIFLAPFIVIMLISPFGVRSMNRNQKLEKELDQANEVIKELVKREERMRIARDLHDTLGHTLSLITLKSQLVEKLVTKNTERAQEEAREIQRTSRAALRQVRELVSEMRAVSVAEELAEAGEMLRTAEIALEVEGDISLEGVSDLTQNILSLCIKEAVTNIVKHSRADKCFIGVAKLAGEVRITVKDNGIGLQHGEKGNGGLSDGNGMKGMAERLSLIDGSLSLSSAEGQGAKLIVAIPLIVKDAQGGETA; this is translated from the coding sequence ATGGCTGAGCGTGCGAAGTTCCGGTTATTTCCACAAAAACAGGGTTTTTTCCCTTTTGTATGGGCTGTTTATCTGGTTTTGCCCATCCTGAATTTGCGCGGGGAGACTGGAATGAAGCTCATTCTGGGCGGGATTATGATAGCGGTATTTGCCCTCAGCTATCGCCAGCTGTATTGGGTGCGGGGTGGAGTGTTTAATGTTTGGTTAATTATTCAAATGTTGATCATCGTGGTGCTTAGTGTGTTCTATACCCCCTATAATCTGTACATGGGCTTTTTCACCGCAAATTTTATCGCATATTATACGGAGAATAAAGGTTTCAAAATTGCATTTACTTCTTTTGTGATCATGATCCTTTCGGTGCTGGTCTTAGTGGGTCGTGGGATGGAGTGGGGAAGTGTGATATTTTTAGCTCCGTTTATTGTTATTATGTTGATTAGTCCGTTCGGAGTGAGGTCCATGAATCGGAATCAGAAGCTGGAGAAAGAGCTGGATCAAGCGAATGAGGTAATTAAAGAGCTGGTGAAGCGTGAGGAACGAATGCGAATCGCCCGTGACCTGCATGATACCCTTGGCCATACCTTGTCCTTGATTACGTTAAAGAGCCAACTCGTAGAGAAGCTGGTGACGAAAAATACGGAGCGAGCCCAAGAGGAAGCGCGGGAAATCCAGCGCACTTCACGGGCTGCGCTCCGTCAAGTGCGTGAGCTAGTGTCGGAAATGCGTGCGGTCTCAGTAGCAGAGGAACTGGCTGAAGCTGGAGAGATGCTGCGGACGGCAGAGATCGCCTTAGAAGTGGAAGGGGATATCTCTCTGGAGGGGGTATCCGACCTGACGCAAAATATCCTCAGCCTCTGTATCAAAGAAGCGGTGACTAATATCGTGAAGCATAGCAGAGCGGATAAATGCTTCATAGGAGTGGCAAAGCTGGCTGGAGAAGTGCGAATTACCGTTAAAGATAACGGCATTGGCCTACAGCACGGGGAGAAAGGGAACGGCGGGCTTAGCGATGGAAATGGCATGAAGGGGATGGCGGAGCGCCTATCCCTGATTGATGGCTCCCTGTCGCTAAGCTCAGCTGAGGGTCAGGGAGCTAAGCTGATCGTTGCCATCCCGCTAATCGTAAAAGATGCACAAGGGGGTGAGACTGCATGA
- a CDS encoding ABC transporter ATP-binding protein: MDNIIEMHGVSKIYKDKKAVDNITFNIAKGSITAILGPNGAGKTTALGMLLGLIEPTEGTVELFGRHPKDKAVREKTGAMLQEVSVMDRLKVREIIDLIRSYYPKSMDMEFLIKATGLAPADLNRYAEKLSGGQKRSLGFALALAGNPELIFFDEPTVGLDITSRRRFWETVRGLAEQGKTIVFTTHYLQEAEDIADRILLFSKGHLVADGSPDEIKSRIVKRSVSFLPVGDRSQLRRNLLELAAIEDCYEKDGRIHVTTEDTDEALKAIFVAGLPVKDVRIDQGRLDEAFEQLTMNQEEAV, encoded by the coding sequence ATGGATAATATTATAGAAATGCACGGGGTCAGCAAAATATATAAGGATAAAAAGGCCGTAGATAATATCACCTTTAACATTGCTAAAGGTTCGATTACAGCTATTCTAGGACCGAACGGAGCGGGTAAAACAACGGCATTAGGCATGCTGCTGGGGCTAATAGAGCCTACCGAGGGTACAGTGGAGTTGTTCGGGCGTCATCCGAAGGATAAAGCAGTACGTGAAAAGACTGGAGCGATGCTGCAGGAAGTAAGTGTAATGGATCGGCTAAAGGTGCGGGAGATCATTGATCTGATCCGCAGCTATTATCCAAAGTCTATGGATATGGAGTTTCTAATTAAGGCTACTGGACTTGCGCCAGCCGATTTGAATAGATACGCCGAGAAGCTCTCGGGCGGTCAAAAGCGTAGTTTGGGTTTTGCGCTAGCCCTCGCGGGTAATCCGGAGCTGATCTTTTTCGATGAACCTACAGTCGGACTTGATATTACTTCCCGGCGGCGGTTCTGGGAAACGGTTCGTGGACTTGCGGAGCAAGGAAAAACGATTGTGTTCACGACCCATTATTTGCAGGAAGCAGAAGATATCGCGGATCGTATTCTGTTATTCAGTAAAGGCCACTTAGTTGCGGACGGAAGTCCAGATGAGATTAAATCGCGGATTGTGAAGCGTTCCGTGTCCTTCCTGCCTGTGGGTGATCGCTCGCAATTGCGCAGAAACCTGCTAGAACTAGCTGCTATAGAGGATTGTTATGAAAAAGATGGCCGCATTCATGTGACCACAGAGGATACAGATGAAGCGCTTAAAGCGATTTTTGTGGCTGGACTTCCCGTGAAGGATGTTCGAATTGATCAGGGACGTTTGGATGAGGCTTTTGAACAATTGACCATGAACCAAGAGGAGGCTGTCTAA
- a CDS encoding ABC transporter permease has translation MRLITVQCKAEMLRIIRNPYYVFWSLLMPIMFYFIFTRVVNTGSDDLTWRAHYLMSMATFSVMGSAIMTLGIRLVQERTQGWTTFIRITPLPGSIYFFGKMFGQTMMHLFSVICIFIAGYLINGVSLSAGQWVLSGLWILIGSLPFLAIGTLVGAMKRVDTASGVSNVIYMALAVAGGMWMPIEILPRLMQRIGHWLPSYNYGNGAWEIVRGSAPTWSNVLILLGYLVVFMLLSVYIRKKQEAV, from the coding sequence ATGAGACTAATTACTGTACAGTGTAAAGCAGAAATGCTGCGGATCATCCGTAATCCCTATTATGTGTTCTGGTCTTTGCTCATGCCCATCATGTTCTATTTCATCTTCACCCGGGTGGTCAATACAGGCAGCGATGACCTAACGTGGCGTGCTCATTATTTAATGTCTATGGCGACCTTCAGTGTAATGGGCTCAGCCATTATGACGCTTGGCATCCGGTTGGTGCAAGAGCGAACACAAGGCTGGACCACCTTTATTCGGATTACACCGCTGCCGGGTTCGATCTATTTTTTCGGAAAAATGTTCGGACAGACGATGATGCATCTGTTTTCGGTCATTTGTATTTTTATCGCAGGCTATTTAATCAATGGCGTCTCTTTATCCGCGGGTCAATGGGTGCTTAGCGGGCTGTGGATCCTGATCGGTTCTCTACCATTTTTAGCGATTGGTACGCTTGTAGGTGCTATGAAACGGGTGGATACAGCCAGTGGAGTCAGCAACGTGATTTATATGGCTCTTGCTGTAGCAGGGGGCATGTGGATGCCGATTGAGATTCTTCCACGATTAATGCAGCGGATTGGTCATTGGTTGCCTTCCTATAACTATGGGAATGGAGCCTGGGAGATCGTTCGTGGATCAGCTCCGACGTGGAGTAATGTCTTGATTTTGCTCGGATATTTGGTAGTTTTTATGTTACTATCGGTCTATATTCGAAAAAAACAGGAAGCGGTGTGA
- a CDS encoding metal-sensitive transcriptional regulator, whose product MSTAKKEQAAESCDINCHSSSSGERKSHHSAEFKNNLNTRLNRIEGQIRGVKGMIERDTYCDDVLNQLAAVQAALNGVGKLLLEGHMKSCIVERIEAGEHEVIDELLITVNKLMK is encoded by the coding sequence ATGTCTACTGCCAAGAAAGAGCAAGCTGCAGAATCCTGCGACATAAATTGTCATTCTTCATCATCAGGAGAACGAAAAAGTCATCATTCGGCAGAATTCAAGAATAACTTGAATACGCGCCTCAACCGGATTGAAGGCCAGATCCGCGGGGTAAAGGGTATGATTGAGCGGGATACCTATTGTGATGATGTGCTCAACCAGCTCGCAGCGGTACAGGCGGCGTTAAATGGTGTCGGTAAGTTGCTGCTAGAAGGGCATATGAAAAGTTGCATTGTTGAGCGAATCGAAGCTGGCGAACATGAGGTTATCGACGAGCTCCTAATTACGGTTAACAAATTAATGAAATAA
- a CDS encoding histidine phosphatase family protein produces MQIFLIRHGDPDYSIDNLTEFGHQEAAAALGKRMASIGLVELYASPLGYELSPKGING; encoded by the coding sequence ATGCAAATATTTCTGATTCGTCATGGTGATCCGGACTATTCCATAGATAATCTAACGGAATTCGGGCATCAGGAAGCAGCAGCGGCATTGGGAAAACGCATGGCATCTATCGGTCTGGTTGAATTATATGCTTCACCATTGGGGTATGAACTATCGCCCAAGGGGATTAATGGGTAA
- a CDS encoding MDR family MFS transporter, with the protein MHTKESNLKLVVVGLLLGILMSAMDNTIVASAMGTIVSDLGGLDKIVWVTSAYMVMVMAGTPIFGKLSDMYGRKRFFIFGLIVFLIGSALCGTATSITQLSIYRAIQGIGGGALMPIAFTIVFDIYPPEKRGKLTGLFGAVFGISSVLGPLLGAYITDYVGWQWVFYINLPLGIIALFLIATSYKESISHAKQRIDWGGAFTLVGAIICLMFALELGGNQYAWDSSAILGLFVGFAVLLLAFILIERVAAEPVISFAMFRKRLFATSSVTSLFYGSAFIVATIYIPIFVQGVFGGSATNSGLILMPMMIGTVVGSQTGGLLTTKTSFRNIMILSAVCFVAGVYSLSTLSPDTSRLMLNVFMALTGFGVGFSFSVLSMAAIHNFDMRQRGSATSTSTFMRSLGMTLGITIFGIIQRNSFTNSLSDAFGGSEQSAAFGDPRAALTPEARAKIPAEILEKISSALSTSIAQTFMWALIPAVLGLVFVLLMPKDRLTIPAKAVQASEGKR; encoded by the coding sequence ATGCATACTAAAGAAAGTAATCTTAAACTCGTAGTAGTTGGCCTGCTGCTTGGTATTCTTATGTCCGCAATGGACAATACCATTGTAGCTTCAGCTATGGGAACGATAGTCTCAGATCTCGGCGGTCTGGATAAAATCGTATGGGTCACCTCGGCTTACATGGTAATGGTAATGGCCGGAACCCCTATCTTCGGCAAGCTCTCTGATATGTACGGACGTAAACGTTTTTTCATTTTCGGATTGATTGTATTCCTGATTGGCTCGGCTCTGTGCGGTACTGCCACCAGTATCACACAGCTCAGCATTTACCGTGCCATTCAAGGGATCGGCGGCGGTGCACTAATGCCAATCGCCTTCACCATCGTTTTCGACATTTACCCGCCTGAAAAAAGAGGGAAATTGACCGGTCTCTTTGGAGCCGTCTTCGGAATTTCCAGTGTACTTGGACCTTTACTCGGTGCCTATATTACCGACTATGTTGGTTGGCAGTGGGTATTCTACATTAACCTGCCGCTAGGAATTATTGCACTGTTCCTGATTGCAACTTCTTATAAGGAGTCGATCTCCCACGCTAAACAGCGCATTGACTGGGGCGGAGCCTTCACTCTGGTTGGCGCGATTATCTGCCTAATGTTCGCTCTGGAACTTGGTGGTAATCAATATGCTTGGGATTCCAGTGCCATCCTTGGCTTATTCGTAGGTTTTGCTGTTCTCTTGCTGGCGTTTATCCTTATTGAGAGAGTAGCTGCTGAACCTGTGATCTCGTTCGCTATGTTCCGCAAACGGTTGTTTGCAACAAGCAGCGTGACCAGCTTATTTTATGGTTCTGCTTTTATTGTAGCTACTATTTATATCCCTATCTTTGTGCAGGGTGTATTTGGCGGCTCAGCTACGAACTCAGGGCTGATCCTTATGCCGATGATGATCGGTACGGTCGTTGGCAGTCAGACCGGGGGGCTGCTTACAACAAAAACCAGCTTCCGCAACATTATGATCCTATCCGCAGTCTGCTTTGTCGCAGGGGTCTACAGCCTAAGCACTTTATCACCAGATACCTCCCGCCTCATGCTTAATGTATTTATGGCTCTGACTGGGTTCGGCGTAGGCTTTTCCTTCTCCGTGCTGAGCATGGCAGCTATCCATAATTTCGATATGCGCCAACGGGGGTCGGCAACATCAACCAGTACCTTCATGCGCTCCCTTGGAATGACGCTGGGAATTACGATCTTCGGGATTATTCAGCGGAATAGCTTTACTAACAGTCTAAGCGATGCTTTTGGCGGTAGTGAACAGTCAGCAGCCTTCGGAGATCCACGCGCTGCGTTAACACCTGAAGCAAGAGCGAAGATCCCTGCTGAAATATTAGAGAAAATATCAAGTGCGTTATCCACCTCTATTGCACAAACCTTTATGTGGGCTTTGATTCCTGCAGTGCTCGGTCTAGTCTTTGTACTGCTCATGCCAAAAGACCGTCTTACCATTCCTGCTAAAGCTGTTCAGGCGTCAGAGGGCAAAAGGTAA
- a CDS encoding response regulator transcription factor: MISIVIAEDQRLLRGAMASLLDLEDDIEVVGEACDGAEALALIDKLQPDVCLMDIEMPFKSGLEVAEILRSKGCPTRIIILTTFARPGYFERGVKAGIQGYLLKDEPVDKLAESIRRVMAGHREVSPELVFGSLREENPLTAREREILKLAGEGQTASEIAFSLHLSYGTVRNYISEILNKLEVKSRIEAVRLAEEKGWI, translated from the coding sequence ATGATAAGCATTGTTATAGCGGAGGATCAACGTCTGCTTCGGGGAGCGATGGCTTCTTTGCTGGATCTTGAAGACGATATCGAAGTAGTCGGAGAAGCTTGTGATGGGGCGGAGGCGTTAGCTTTAATCGACAAGCTTCAGCCGGATGTCTGTCTCATGGACATTGAAATGCCGTTCAAGAGCGGGCTGGAGGTTGCAGAAATATTGCGGAGTAAGGGTTGTCCGACCCGTATTATTATTTTGACTACCTTTGCCCGTCCGGGATATTTTGAGCGTGGAGTAAAGGCTGGTATTCAAGGGTATTTGTTGAAGGACGAGCCTGTAGATAAGCTAGCTGAATCTATTCGTCGTGTCATGGCTGGACATCGGGAGGTATCTCCGGAGTTAGTCTTTGGCAGTTTGCGGGAGGAGAATCCATTAACAGCACGGGAGCGAGAGATTTTAAAACTGGCTGGAGAAGGGCAAACCGCGAGCGAGATAGCCTTTTCGCTGCATCTGTCTTACGGCACTGTCCGCAATTACATCTCTGAAATACTCAACAAGCTGGAAGTGAAAAGCCGGATTGAGGCGGTACGGCTGGCGGAAGAAAAAGGCTGGATTTGA
- the copZ gene encoding copper chaperone CopZ: MSNATLNVEGMSCGHCVNSVEKAVGNLGATAKVDLAAKKVSVEYDENKVSLGAIKEAIEDQGYDVV, encoded by the coding sequence ATGTCAAACGCTACATTAAACGTTGAAGGAATGTCTTGTGGTCACTGTGTTAACTCCGTAGAGAAAGCCGTAGGCAATCTTGGAGCAACAGCTAAAGTTGATCTTGCTGCTAAGAAAGTTTCCGTCGAGTATGATGAGAACAAAGTAAGCCTTGGCGCGATTAAAGAAGCGATTGAAGATCAAGGGTATGACGTAGTTTAG
- the nfsA gene encoding oxygen-insensitive NADPH nitroreductase, translating to MQVNNDTISLLMKHASVRKFRDKPVSEDQLSAIIGAAQMASTSSNVQAYSVIAVTDPALKTELAGLAGNQAYIEQCPVFLVWCADLYRLREVTKPHLQGETSYEDSAENLIVATVDVALAAQNAAVAAESLGLGIVYIGGIRNRIAEVSELLGLPELVYPIFGMCVGYPDGASGLRPRLPLEAVLHRNRYNAETTVEQVKTYDKVSSDYMRERTHGAKDTPWSAIMAERLAQPARLHMKEFLLEKGFLRR from the coding sequence GTGCAAGTAAATAACGATACAATTTCTCTGTTAATGAAACATGCATCTGTCCGCAAGTTTCGGGATAAGCCAGTAAGTGAAGATCAGCTTAGCGCTATTATTGGAGCAGCTCAGATGGCTTCAACCTCAAGCAATGTTCAGGCCTATAGTGTTATTGCAGTTACTGACCCGGCACTAAAGACGGAGCTTGCGGGATTAGCGGGCAATCAGGCTTATATAGAACAATGCCCAGTGTTTTTGGTCTGGTGCGCTGATCTGTATCGGCTGCGCGAGGTGACGAAACCTCATTTGCAGGGAGAGACTTCTTATGAAGATTCTGCTGAGAACCTGATTGTAGCTACCGTTGATGTTGCGCTTGCTGCACAGAATGCTGCAGTGGCTGCGGAATCATTAGGACTTGGAATTGTATATATCGGTGGAATCCGTAACCGGATCGCTGAGGTATCGGAATTGCTGGGACTGCCTGAATTGGTCTACCCGATATTTGGGATGTGTGTGGGTTATCCTGACGGAGCTTCGGGCCTGCGTCCGCGGCTTCCACTAGAGGCTGTTCTGCATCGTAATCGCTACAATGCGGAAACCACTGTGGAGCAGGTCAAAACTTACGATAAAGTCTCCTCAGACTATATGCGTGAGCGGACCCACGGCGCCAAAGACACCCCTTGGTCGGCCATTATGGCAGAGCGATTGGCACAGCCAGCACGGCTGCATATGAAGGAGTTCCTGCTGGAAAAAGGATTCCTTCGAAGATAA
- a CDS encoding heavy metal translocating P-type ATPase, which yields MDKTKTTASPNEQQATVQITGMTCSACATRIEKGLSRMDGVSRANVNLALEQATVGFDPTVSGLPQIEDKIRSLGYDTIKESADFDISGMTCAACSSRIEKVLSRTPGIAAVNVNLALETAHVEYTPGNISPREIMEKVSSIGYKASLKEDRKDHVDRRGKEIQHKKWKWIISAILSFPLLWAMAGHFSFTGWIPTPDIFMNPWFQLVLATPVQFIIGWQFYVGAYKALRNRSANMDVLVVLGTSAAYFYSLYLTIDSLSMKGMNHTVEMYYETSAVLITLILVGKWFEALAKGRSSDAIKSLMGLQAKTALVIRDGQEMNIPTDEVIPGDIVLVKPGTKVPVDGEVVEGSSSVDESMLTGESIPVEKKPGDTVIGATMNKNGILRIKANKVGRDTALAQIIRVVEEAQGSKAPIQRIADVISGIFVPIVVGIAVITFLIWYFWAAPGQFADALEKAIAVLVIACPCALGLATPTSIMAGSGRAAELGILFKGGEHLEGAQGIQTVVLDKTGTVTNGKPVLTDVVTTTGIAAYGKENAENRLLALTAAAEKLSEHPLAEAIVAGAADRGLALPTAEQFDNVPGRGIMAVISDQQVMVGTRRMMEDHQLDITEWTPIMKKLEESGKTAMLVAVEGEIAGIVAVADTIKPTSKAAVAALHDMGIEVVMITGDNKITAEAIAKQAGIEKVLAEVLPEGKAEEVRKLQQNGTKVAMVGDGINDAPALATADTGMAIGTGTDVAMEAADITLMRGDLKSIPDAIMMSRKTMRNIKQNLFWALAYNTIGIPIAALGFLAPWLAGAAMAFSSVSVVLNALRLQRVKL from the coding sequence ATGGATAAAACCAAAACAACAGCTTCACCAAACGAACAGCAGGCAACTGTACAGATTACAGGGATGACTTGTTCCGCTTGTGCAACCCGGATTGAGAAAGGTTTGTCCCGAATGGACGGCGTATCTCGTGCGAATGTGAATCTAGCCTTGGAACAGGCTACTGTTGGATTTGATCCGACAGTATCAGGGTTGCCACAAATTGAAGATAAAATCCGTTCTCTTGGTTATGACACTATTAAAGAATCTGCGGATTTTGATATATCGGGGATGACCTGTGCTGCTTGTTCCTCACGGATTGAAAAAGTGTTGAGCCGTACACCGGGCATAGCAGCAGTTAATGTGAATTTGGCGCTGGAAACAGCACATGTAGAATATACACCCGGTAATATCAGTCCAAGGGAGATCATGGAGAAGGTAAGCAGTATCGGCTATAAAGCTTCTCTTAAAGAAGACCGCAAGGATCATGTGGATCGTCGTGGAAAAGAAATTCAGCATAAAAAGTGGAAATGGATCATTTCTGCAATTCTTTCGTTCCCATTGTTATGGGCGATGGCGGGTCATTTCTCCTTCACCGGCTGGATTCCAACACCGGATATATTTATGAATCCTTGGTTCCAGCTTGTTCTGGCTACCCCTGTGCAATTTATCATCGGTTGGCAGTTCTACGTCGGTGCTTATAAAGCCCTTCGTAACCGGAGTGCCAATATGGATGTGTTGGTCGTATTAGGGACGTCGGCAGCTTATTTCTACAGTCTTTATCTGACCATTGATTCCTTAAGCATGAAGGGAATGAATCATACTGTAGAAATGTATTATGAGACGAGTGCTGTACTCATTACCCTTATCCTCGTCGGTAAATGGTTTGAGGCGCTGGCGAAAGGCCGTTCCTCTGACGCAATCAAAAGCTTAATGGGGCTTCAGGCAAAAACCGCCCTCGTAATTCGGGATGGGCAAGAAATGAATATCCCGACAGATGAAGTCATTCCTGGCGATATTGTATTGGTGAAGCCCGGTACTAAGGTGCCTGTGGATGGAGAAGTTGTCGAGGGATCTTCTTCTGTGGATGAGTCGATGTTGACCGGAGAAAGTATTCCTGTGGAGAAAAAACCAGGGGATACCGTGATCGGTGCCACTATGAATAAGAATGGTATCTTGAGAATCAAAGCAAATAAAGTGGGTCGCGACACTGCGCTGGCTCAAATTATCCGAGTAGTGGAGGAAGCTCAAGGCTCCAAAGCTCCGATTCAACGGATTGCCGATGTAATCTCAGGGATTTTTGTGCCGATTGTTGTGGGTATTGCTGTGATAACGTTTCTGATCTGGTATTTCTGGGCAGCCCCTGGCCAGTTCGCTGATGCCCTCGAAAAAGCTATTGCAGTGCTCGTAATTGCTTGTCCATGTGCGCTAGGTCTGGCAACGCCAACCTCCATTATGGCAGGATCGGGCCGGGCAGCAGAGCTTGGAATCCTCTTCAAGGGTGGGGAGCATTTAGAAGGAGCGCAAGGGATCCAGACCGTTGTGCTAGATAAAACAGGTACAGTGACGAATGGTAAACCCGTGCTTACCGATGTTGTGACTACTACTGGAATTGCAGCTTATGGAAAAGAAAACGCGGAAAACCGTTTGTTAGCTTTAACTGCAGCCGCCGAAAAGCTATCAGAGCATCCACTTGCGGAGGCTATTGTTGCTGGCGCCGCTGATAGAGGCTTGGCTTTGCCTACTGCTGAGCAGTTTGATAATGTGCCCGGACGTGGAATTATGGCGGTTATCTCTGATCAGCAGGTTATGGTAGGCACACGGCGAATGATGGAAGATCATCAGCTCGATATCACAGAATGGACTCCAATTATGAAGAAGCTGGAGGAGTCGGGAAAGACAGCTATGCTAGTAGCGGTAGAGGGAGAAATCGCTGGAATTGTGGCCGTTGCTGATACGATTAAACCGACCTCAAAAGCGGCTGTAGCCGCGCTTCATGATATGGGTATTGAAGTCGTTATGATCACTGGTGACAATAAAATTACAGCTGAGGCTATTGCGAAGCAGGCAGGGATCGAAAAAGTGTTAGCGGAGGTTCTGCCAGAGGGCAAAGCTGAAGAGGTTCGCAAGCTCCAGCAAAATGGGACTAAGGTTGCCATGGTTGGGGATGGGATCAACGATGCTCCGGCACTGGCTACTGCCGATACGGGTATGGCGATTGGGACAGGAACGGATGTAGCTATGGAAGCAGCAGATATTACGCTGATGCGCGGGGATTTGAAGAGTATTCCTGATGCGATTATGATGAGCCGCAAAACGATGAGAAATATTAAACAAAATTTGTTCTGGGCGCTTGCTTACAATACAATAGGAATACCGATTGCTGCACTTGGGTTTCTAGCCCCATGGCTGGCAGGAGCTGCGATGGCATTTAGCTCCGTGTCTGTTGTCTTGAATGCACTTCGGCTACAGCGGGTAAAGCTGTAA